CTAACAGGAGTAATTCCACGGTACAATGTGGGCATAAGCGAATATTGGTAGCCGAGGCCCCTTCGCCTACGAACTTCCTCTGATAACGTTATAGAAATTTTATTGGGTTAATTTGCGTCATGAAGACTCTTCATCTGGTAATTTTATTTAGCATCCTGTCTATTTTTTCTACTTATGTGGCAGCAGAGAGAATTAAGATCGACAACTCTCTCACTATCCACTACGAACAAGCGGGTAATGGCGATACGACAATCATCTTTATTCCCGGCTGGATGATGTCTACAAAGGTTTTCGAGCATCAACTTGCCCATTTCAAGGACTCCACCAAGTATCGCGCGCTAGCTTATGATCCCCGCGGCCAGGGCATGTCATCCAAGCCTGTTGAGGGCCATACTTATCAGCAACACGCTCGAGACTTAGCTGCACTGATTGACAAGCTGGGGCTTGATAGCGTGATTCTCGCGGGCTGGTCCTATGGAGTGACCGAGCAACTGGCCTATCTCAACCAGTTCGGCACTGACAAGATAAAAGCCATGATTATGATCGACACTGGCCCGGATATTTCTGGGGCCAGCCGGGACGAGTGGGTCTGGTATCTGAATGATGATTCAGACGGATACTCGCGCTCATTCACTGAAGGGATTATTGAGGATCGCGAAAATGTGATTGCAGAGTTCGTCAAATGGATGCTTGAAAATCCCACTGCGGAAAATATTGCCTGGGTGTCTAATATCGCCAATCAAACCTCTAGCAGCGTCGCCGCAATTACCAACGCTACTGGTTTTTACCTCGACTACAGCAAAGACCTTATCGGCCTTGAAGGGAAGATTCCCATGCTGTATGTGGTACGAAATGAAGTTAAGGAAGTGGCTGACAAATGGATCAAATCTAATACTCCTTCCGCCACTACCGCTTATATGGGAAAGCATATGATGTTTTGGGAGAGGCCCGATGAATTCAATGCAATGGTCGATCAATTTCTGGAGAATATAGAAACTAAGTAGCATTCACTATTTTGTTAAAATTAGGGCAGACTGACTTCAGCCTGCCCTAAGCTTTAAGTCTGCAGGCCCTACTTCTTCGACTTACCCCCGCTCAACAAGGCATATCTCCTAGTCAAGGCACTTGACATCTAAAGGGTCAGTAAATAGATTTAAGTCATATAACAATAAATTGGCAACTTCTTCCGGCACAAACATCGGCGCACGTCGACACGAGTACCCTCTACTGAAAATACCTGACAAGCAGGCAAAAGCAGCTTTCTTCAACCAGTTTTAGCTGGTTAATTTAACCCGAACTTTAGTATTACACCCTAAAATAATACCCACATGGAGAGTGGAAAATGAGAGTTCTATTTTTAGCCTTGATAAGTGTGTGCTCGCTGATAGCAAATGCTTCAGATTTTATTCTCGCACAAAAGACGGAAATCAAATCAGATTTCCTTGGTGAAAACCGAACCATCTTGGTGAAACTTCCCGAACAATATAAGGATAATGACAAAGAATATCCTGTGCTCTACGTATTACATGCTCAGTGGGACATGCTTTCTACTTTGTCTACTATCGATTTACTTGAAGGCCAAGTGCCCAATTTTATCGTGATTGGTGTAGAGGGAATGGGTAAGGAGTTGCGCCCAAATCAAGGTAAATCGGCAGCATTTTCTCAGTTCCTAGCGGACGAAGTTGTGCCCTATGTCAATACAAACTATCGAACCGCAGATTTTAGTATTTTGTCTGGGCACTCCAACTCTGGCCGCTTCGTACTGGACTACTGGCTAAACGACAAAGCACCATTTTCACAGTACTTTGCGTTTAGCCCATCATTAGAGGATAAATATATAACCGGGCGAGTTTCCAATTTAGCACCTAAACAACTTAAAGAGCTTTCCCCGCTGACCGTGACCATCGCTAATGAGGGGAATCATATGCAAGTCCCATTTGACGAATTGAACCAAGCTCTCGCAAATGTACCGGGTGCAATCTTTACCTTCCAGAAATTCCCAGAACAATCCCACAGAACGACTAAACATCACTCTATGCAATTTGCCCTTCAACACACTTTTACAGGGTGGGAACCTACTTACGAACTTAAAGTAAGTGGGTTTGATGGACTGACAAATCACTACCGTAATTTATCAGATAAATTTGGCTTCAAAGTAGTTATTCCCACCAATACCCTGCAGCGCTTGATGGCCCACCATGCCATTTCCGACTCTGAAAACGCTGCTAGCGAATTAAAACTCCATATCGCATACACCATTAAAGAAATTTCGGGCGGGGTCGATGCCACAGTCGAAACAGCAGACTACTTGCTGAACAATGGCTATGAAGAGGCAGGGGAAACCATATTGAAAGAGATGTGCAACCAGGCTGAAGAGCACGCTCGCTGCAAAGGCTGACAAAAATCTACTCGAAGGCCAGACACACTCTCAATGTGAAGCGAGCCCACTAAAACTTATCGGAAAGTTTGCAGAGTAAAAAAGGAAGCTACCCGCCCTATCATGATTTAGGTGCGGGCTTCTATAAAGGCAGGCTCTCGTTAGCGGCGTGCGGCGAAAATGCCACCGGTCATTACCGCTAAAGAAGATAAAAGTCCAACACCTACCAAGCTATACAAGCTAATGGATTGCTTGGCCATCTCGGCAACTACCTCACTGAAAGGGAACTGCCAGGCAATGATCCCTAAGGCAGCTGCTACCGCGATATACTGAGAGTAACTGGAACGACGCTTTGAGCGTTTAGGCTGCGCAGGGAGCGCGGCCATCACGCGGTCACAAAAACCATCGTTATCCAAATGGGGCTCATTGAACTGGAGCTGTTCACTTAGCCAGGCGTCAAACTCCCGGTCGTTGCCCTCTAATGCCATTTCACTCAAGGCGTTACCTTTCGTGTTGCGCTGTTCAAAGTTAACCATTTACCACCTCCTCACGCCAGGGCTGTAGCAAGCTACGCAGCTTGGCCCGAGCACGGTTGACATGGGATTTTACCGTACCAAGCGGCAATTTCATAATACTTGCCGCCTCCTCGTGAGAAAAGCCCCTGTGCATACACAGATGGATTGCTTGCCGTTGCGGGCCACTCAGGGTATCCATCGCGGCAGTGAGGTCCCTAGCCATCCCTAACTGCCGGGATTCTTCAATAGCCTCATCGGCCTGAGCCCTATCCACTGCCTCTTGATCCACATCGGGCATATTCTTACGCTTGTGGCTCATGACGAGATTATAGGCGATACGGTACAGCCAGGTGCTGAAGCGGGCATCCCCCCTGAACGCCGGCAACGCCTTATAGGCCTTAATAAAGGCCTCCTGCGCCATATCGTCTGCCAGACCCTGGTCACCATCACACAGCTGTCGGAGCGAGTATCGCAGCTGAGATTGATAGCGACGAACCAGCTGGGCGTATGCCCGCTGGTCCCCGTCTTTGACGGCCCGCCTGATTAATTCCTCGTCATTGAGGTCCATACTCGCCTTTCCTACACCTGCTTGTTATCAAGCTTCCAGTTCACATAGCGAGCCACACCGATAAACAGAGGGATCAAGCCGAGACTGCCTACTCCAATACCCGCAAGGGCTGAGAGTGAGATGAATACTGCAGCGCCTATTGCGATCAGAGTGATACCGCGATCACTGGAGCTATTTGGCTCTCTCTCATCCAAAAGATCAATTAGCTCCGGGGGCACATCCCGACCATCAGCAACCATCTGGTTGATATTACTCATAACCAGTTGTTTCTTGCGATAGCTGCTGCGCGTTACCAACCAGACAATAAACACTGGCATGCCAAATACACAGAGCAGCGCTACTATTGGGATTACAGATGAGTCGTCACTTCCAGAGTGGTGTGAGTCATGGTGATCCCAGTGCCTACCCCGGTAGTCACGACTTTCCGATAACCTGATTCTGACATTGTCCGGTACGCTATTCAGGGTATCTTCAGTAACCTTGCCGTCTACATCCAGAATGCCCTTGCTTTTCAGCCGTTCAATAATTTCCTGGCTTAGGGGGCCGCCAAATTCCTGCCCCAAGTCAACCCGAACCTCACTTTTCTCACCATTCTCGCCTTCGGATTTGATCGTGAGAACACCATCCTCACGCAATATACGGACGCGGGTTTCAGATTCGGAGGCCTCCACACCTGGCGGCGGCGGGGGCTCTGGGACAAATGAGTCCTCCTCCTGGGCCCAGCTGCCCATGCTTATGCTGGATGCCGCAATGGCCACCCAACAGCAGATGACTGCCTGGAATGATTGTTTATTTCTCGCTCTCATTACTTACTCTCTAATCATTTTCGTTATCAGTGGTGTAAACCGTCGTTGGGGGGAGGTGACCTACATCACCATCATTCGAGCCTTGGAGTAGGGGTAAGCCATTCCTCCTCGGGGCTCCTTTTCCTCAGCAATACGCACAGGAGTTAGCCGGCTAACCTTCTCACTCTTATCAGTGCACTCACCAAGCTTCCTAAGTATTTGCTGATCAATTTTCTGTGTGAGCTCTCGGTGAATCCCATCCTGGGAAAGCGTCAGCTCGGAGGCATTAACCTGACCCACTTGCAGAGCCGCAACTATTAGAGATAGCGCGACGCAAAATTGTACCTTTTTAGTTGATCTCGCAGTAAACATTGTGATCTCCCGTTTTTCCCTTGCACGCCACTATGACGATTCGTGGAGCCCAGTTGGATGCAGCTGTAT
This DNA window, taken from Microbulbifer sp. VAAF005, encodes the following:
- a CDS encoding alpha/beta hydrolase, translated to MKTLHLVILFSILSIFSTYVAAERIKIDNSLTIHYEQAGNGDTTIIFIPGWMMSTKVFEHQLAHFKDSTKYRALAYDPRGQGMSSKPVEGHTYQQHARDLAALIDKLGLDSVILAGWSYGVTEQLAYLNQFGTDKIKAMIMIDTGPDISGASRDEWVWYLNDDSDGYSRSFTEGIIEDRENVIAEFVKWMLENPTAENIAWVSNIANQTSSSVAAITNATGFYLDYSKDLIGLEGKIPMLYVVRNEVKEVADKWIKSNTPSATTAYMGKHMMFWERPDEFNAMVDQFLENIETK
- a CDS encoding alpha/beta hydrolase-fold protein encodes the protein MRVLFLALISVCSLIANASDFILAQKTEIKSDFLGENRTILVKLPEQYKDNDKEYPVLYVLHAQWDMLSTLSTIDLLEGQVPNFIVIGVEGMGKELRPNQGKSAAFSQFLADEVVPYVNTNYRTADFSILSGHSNSGRFVLDYWLNDKAPFSQYFAFSPSLEDKYITGRVSNLAPKQLKELSPLTVTIANEGNHMQVPFDELNQALANVPGAIFTFQKFPEQSHRTTKHHSMQFALQHTFTGWEPTYELKVSGFDGLTNHYRNLSDKFGFKVVIPTNTLQRLMAHHAISDSENAASELKLHIAYTIKEISGGVDATVETADYLLNNGYEEAGETILKEMCNQAEEHARCKG
- a CDS encoding sigma-70 family RNA polymerase sigma factor; this encodes MDLNDEELIRRAVKDGDQRAYAQLVRRYQSQLRYSLRQLCDGDQGLADDMAQEAFIKAYKALPAFRGDARFSTWLYRIAYNLVMSHKRKNMPDVDQEAVDRAQADEAIEESRQLGMARDLTAAMDTLSGPQRQAIHLCMHRGFSHEEAASIMKLPLGTVKSHVNRARAKLRSLLQPWREEVVNG
- a CDS encoding DUF6249 domain-containing protein, translating into MRARNKQSFQAVICCWVAIAASSISMGSWAQEEDSFVPEPPPPPGVEASESETRVRILREDGVLTIKSEGENGEKSEVRVDLGQEFGGPLSQEIIERLKSKGILDVDGKVTEDTLNSVPDNVRIRLSESRDYRGRHWDHHDSHHSGSDDSSVIPIVALLCVFGMPVFIVWLVTRSSYRKKQLVMSNINQMVADGRDVPPELIDLLDEREPNSSSDRGITLIAIGAAVFISLSALAGIGVGSLGLIPLFIGVARYVNWKLDNKQV